The Pseudodesulfovibrio sp. zrk46 genome contains a region encoding:
- a CDS encoding UTP--glucose-1-phosphate uridylyltransferase, which translates to MSKLSKDQFDSDKFHTLYKMYADKMAQDGAPDIVINTFKEHFAHFLSNEESYLTEDRICPVLPDDIPSMDDLQKYGDSGRAALHKTAIIKLNGGLGTSMGLEGPKSFLPVKEGRTFLDLILKQMELLRIEHDASLPLLLMNSFWTDKATRERLANERNGDPNIPMTFVQHRYPRIRKDDLTPLSWEQTPELEWNPPGHGDIFTALLTSGLLRLLLLHGYRYVFVSNSDNLGAIFNADLLGYMVKENVPFLMEVCQRTVQDRKGGHLARLGGIDGLLGLREVAQCAPEDMDCFQDIDKYSFFNTNSIWLDLKAVEQAFLHYRQFSLQLIVNPKRAVPGDPNSPEVFQLETAMGAALSLFKGAQAVVVPRSRFSPVKTISDLMLTMSDCFEVTECNSVVCADWRKLPKINLDPTVYSTVESFFSRFPDGVPSMGNCTQLTVRGDVVFPREVILDGTVEVVNKSRQQLILPPGKNLSGKFAVA; encoded by the coding sequence ATGTCCAAGTTATCAAAGGATCAGTTTGATTCCGATAAGTTCCATACTCTGTACAAGATGTATGCGGACAAGATGGCGCAGGACGGTGCTCCTGACATCGTGATCAATACGTTCAAAGAGCACTTCGCACATTTTCTCAGCAATGAAGAGTCCTATTTGACCGAAGACAGGATCTGTCCGGTTTTACCGGATGATATCCCGTCCATGGATGACCTGCAAAAATACGGGGATTCCGGGCGTGCTGCGCTCCACAAGACAGCCATCATCAAATTGAACGGTGGACTGGGAACAAGCATGGGGCTTGAAGGGCCAAAGTCATTTCTGCCCGTGAAAGAGGGACGGACATTTCTGGACCTGATTCTCAAGCAGATGGAACTCCTTCGCATCGAGCATGATGCCTCACTGCCCTTGCTCCTCATGAACAGCTTTTGGACAGACAAAGCCACCCGGGAACGGTTGGCCAATGAACGCAACGGCGATCCCAACATCCCGATGACGTTTGTTCAGCATCGTTACCCCAGAATTCGCAAAGACGATTTGACTCCTCTGAGCTGGGAACAGACGCCCGAGCTTGAATGGAACCCGCCCGGACACGGCGATATTTTTACGGCGCTCCTTACTTCCGGTCTCCTTCGGCTGCTGCTGTTGCATGGTTACCGATATGTGTTCGTTTCCAATTCGGATAATCTCGGTGCCATTTTCAACGCAGATTTGCTCGGCTACATGGTCAAGGAGAACGTTCCGTTCCTCATGGAAGTGTGCCAGCGCACGGTCCAGGATCGCAAAGGCGGACACCTCGCCCGCCTTGGTGGCATCGACGGACTGCTTGGCCTTCGTGAAGTGGCCCAGTGCGCTCCGGAAGATATGGACTGCTTCCAGGATATCGATAAGTACTCGTTCTTCAATACCAATTCCATCTGGCTGGACCTCAAGGCCGTGGAGCAGGCATTCCTGCATTACCGTCAGTTCTCTCTGCAGTTGATCGTCAATCCGAAGAGAGCTGTACCCGGTGATCCCAATTCTCCGGAGGTTTTCCAGCTCGAAACTGCCATGGGTGCAGCATTGTCCCTGTTCAAGGGCGCACAGGCCGTGGTCGTTCCCAGAAGTCGATTCTCCCCGGTCAAAACCATCAGCGACCTGATGTTGACCATGTCTGACTGCTTCGAAGTGACGGAATGCAATTCAGTTGTCTGCGCAGATTGGAGGAAGTTGCCCAAGATCAATCTTGATCCCACCGTGTATTCCACAGTGGAGAGCTTCTTCTCCCGGTTCCCTGACGGCGTTCCCTCCATGGGGAATTGTACGCAATTGACTGTTCGCGGGGATGTTGTCTTTCCTCGGGAAGTCATTCTGGATGGGACAGTTGAAGTCGTGAATAAATCGCGGCAGCAATTGATACTGCCACCAGGCAAAAATCTCAGCGGCAAGTTTGCAGTAGCATAG
- a CDS encoding PilZ domain-containing protein has product MQTICFQLPESLNDALMAHAMERKLEADALIVESLELYLTGPSKNNRRAHDRYDVNLSAVARPVGDVVGSSILPGTVLDVSAGGVKLQCDYDKDDIDRLVQVGGRVEIIFTVPEKEYPVCFTCEVKHIFHQENSELGCEFVKSTGDSLEVLKELLSSAS; this is encoded by the coding sequence ATGCAAACAATTTGTTTTCAGCTGCCGGAAAGTTTGAATGATGCTCTCATGGCCCATGCCATGGAGAGAAAACTGGAAGCGGATGCATTGATTGTTGAATCTTTGGAATTGTATCTGACAGGACCTTCAAAAAATAATCGACGTGCCCATGACCGTTATGATGTTAATCTATCAGCAGTGGCCCGTCCTGTTGGCGACGTCGTAGGCAGCTCGATCCTCCCGGGAACGGTGTTGGATGTGTCTGCAGGGGGCGTGAAGTTACAATGTGACTATGACAAGGACGACATTGATCGATTGGTTCAGGTCGGCGGAAGAGTTGAAATCATTTTTACGGTCCCGGAGAAAGAATACCCTGTGTGCTTCACGTGTGAAGTGAAACACATTTTTCACCAGGAAAATTCTGAACTTGGTTGTGAATTCGTCAAATCAACAGGCGACAGCCTCGAGGTCTTGAAAGAACTCCTGAGCAGCGCCTCGTAG
- a CDS encoding sensor domain-containing diguanylate cyclase, with protein MPHDTSLSALLKRLKENPWACAGLIKDSRLIGVVHAHSILKTMDENSGRVMATPKECACSELAFTDADTPLTSFMQKYSNKDFEHIVVCKPNGQMQIISQDSHQKIQNFQETPLGTILPTAAPSLALEESETCLKALEGLSVETMPYLVTTSEGHPTGIVSRKDIASAIQTQKNIWQVSIKEVADYRYPVIADDTPIGQTLCTLESAKDPLFICQNSPTNQCWVVETAHLNKHIAHALNPLFAEFSHIAQRTTTQGLLHARLLDRTVNEAMNVGVIAISPQLVIQYCNKVAGKLLDLTDDIVGKKLSELGANGIKAFNSVEPVLKALDKDVSPVVNLDLPNTYSPSLQAKVTGIWENRIVNGYILTIEDTTDVKIAETKLRKLAYYDPLTGLPNRALLFERLSMEVKKSRREQSKFAVVFVDLDRFKEVNDKHGHKVGDALLSEVASRFSSAVRDSDTVARLGGDEFLFILPNMESKQTLAIVIYKVLRSICAPFEINGLSLSIGASFGSAYYPEDGTTPEDLIEHADKNMYKSKKNTTTC; from the coding sequence ATGCCACATGATACGTCGCTTTCTGCTTTGCTTAAACGCCTGAAAGAAAATCCATGGGCATGCGCAGGACTCATCAAGGACAGCCGTCTGATCGGCGTTGTCCATGCCCACTCCATCCTTAAAACCATGGATGAGAATTCGGGAAGGGTTATGGCAACTCCCAAGGAATGCGCCTGCAGCGAGTTGGCCTTCACGGATGCCGACACTCCGCTAACCTCTTTCATGCAGAAGTATTCCAATAAAGATTTCGAACATATAGTGGTCTGCAAGCCCAACGGCCAAATGCAGATCATCTCACAGGATTCCCACCAGAAGATTCAGAACTTTCAAGAGACTCCCTTGGGCACCATTCTTCCGACGGCGGCACCTTCACTGGCTCTGGAAGAATCGGAGACATGCCTCAAAGCCCTTGAAGGGCTCAGCGTGGAAACAATGCCCTACCTTGTCACGACCAGTGAGGGGCACCCGACCGGGATCGTCAGTCGCAAGGATATCGCCTCTGCCATCCAGACCCAGAAGAACATCTGGCAGGTTTCCATTAAAGAGGTGGCGGACTACCGCTACCCGGTCATTGCCGATGACACTCCCATCGGGCAAACCCTATGTACGCTCGAAAGTGCCAAGGACCCGCTCTTCATCTGCCAAAACTCTCCGACAAATCAGTGTTGGGTTGTAGAAACAGCCCACTTGAACAAACACATCGCCCACGCTCTCAATCCGCTCTTTGCGGAATTCAGCCACATTGCTCAACGCACCACCACGCAAGGTCTTTTGCATGCAAGATTGCTGGACCGCACCGTCAATGAAGCCATGAACGTCGGCGTTATTGCCATCTCGCCACAGCTTGTCATTCAGTACTGCAACAAAGTGGCCGGAAAACTGCTGGATTTGACGGATGACATAGTGGGCAAAAAGCTGTCCGAACTGGGAGCAAACGGCATCAAGGCGTTCAACAGTGTCGAGCCCGTATTGAAAGCTCTCGACAAAGATGTATCACCAGTTGTCAATCTTGATCTTCCCAACACCTACTCCCCAAGCCTTCAGGCGAAGGTGACCGGCATTTGGGAAAACCGAATTGTCAACGGATACATTTTGACCATTGAAGACACCACGGACGTGAAGATTGCAGAGACCAAACTCAGAAAGCTGGCCTATTACGATCCATTGACAGGCCTTCCCAACAGGGCGCTCCTTTTTGAACGCCTTTCCATGGAGGTCAAGAAGAGCCGACGGGAGCAAAGCAAGTTCGCAGTGGTGTTTGTGGATTTGGACAGGTTCAAAGAAGTGAACGACAAGCACGGACACAAAGTCGGTGATGCACTGCTGTCCGAAGTGGCTTCGCGATTCTCCAGCGCGGTCAGAGACTCCGACACTGTGGCCAGGCTCGGTGGCGACGAGTTTCTCTTTATCCTGCCCAACATGGAATCCAAACAGACGTTGGCCATCGTTATATATAAGGTATTGAGATCCATTTGTGCACCGTTCGAAATAAACGGACTTTCCCTCTCCATCGGGGCAAGCTTTGGGTCGGCCTATTATCCGGAAGACGGGACCACGCCAGAAGACCTTATCGAGCATGCCGACAAGAATATGTATAAATCCAAGAAAAACACCACCACCTGCTGA
- a CDS encoding TolC family outer membrane protein → MMLKQLVLTCFAIVLLTPTLSFGSEEVVSIHDTVQKAVKQHPQIKAILHNREAISNNLAAAIGRFLPSLDLASDFGLQKYNSQTTRTAGNEDRTRTASDSTVTITQNVFDGMDRLNNYRGSQARLTSAEYRLIDTVEAVALDSIRAHLDVARERTLLQLAEENVVTHEEVLDSIVERVSGGAGSKADEMQARGRVARAKSTLITYTQSLHTAEAEYIRQTGEAPKELITPEEQLEAAPKSLNAAIELTMDGNPKIKAADADIVALEKDKKVQQASFYPTVDIELSSRNTNNLDGSNTYLRDDRAMLAMSWNIFNGGSDYKTAQAADQRVKEAESLRQDTIEDLVRQTATAWAEYEAAVGQIEMHAEALQYSIQSRDMYMMQFNVGQRSLLDVLDSINEVFSNSVLLETANSNHVFSLYKFLALEGELIKRLQISEKAYDTMPN, encoded by the coding sequence ATGATGCTTAAACAACTCGTACTGACCTGCTTTGCTATTGTTCTGCTGACGCCGACCCTATCCTTTGGTTCGGAAGAAGTTGTGTCCATCCATGACACTGTCCAAAAGGCAGTCAAGCAGCATCCCCAGATCAAAGCGATTCTCCACAACCGCGAAGCCATTTCCAACAACTTGGCCGCGGCCATTGGTCGTTTCCTTCCTTCCCTTGACCTGGCCTCTGATTTTGGTCTGCAGAAGTACAACAGCCAGACCACGAGAACTGCTGGGAATGAAGACAGAACCCGCACAGCTTCGGACTCCACTGTGACCATCACCCAAAATGTTTTTGATGGCATGGACCGCCTCAACAACTACCGCGGCTCCCAGGCCCGTCTGACCTCTGCAGAATACAGACTGATCGACACCGTCGAAGCCGTTGCCCTCGATTCCATCCGTGCACACCTTGACGTCGCCCGTGAACGCACCCTGCTTCAGTTGGCAGAAGAGAACGTGGTAACCCACGAAGAAGTACTTGACTCCATCGTTGAGCGAGTCAGCGGCGGTGCAGGCAGCAAGGCAGACGAAATGCAGGCAAGAGGTCGAGTCGCCCGAGCCAAGAGTACCCTGATCACCTACACGCAGTCACTGCACACTGCCGAGGCCGAATACATCCGTCAGACCGGCGAGGCTCCGAAGGAATTGATCACGCCGGAAGAGCAGCTTGAAGCTGCTCCCAAGTCCCTCAATGCAGCCATTGAGTTGACCATGGACGGCAACCCCAAAATCAAGGCAGCCGACGCTGATATCGTTGCTCTGGAAAAAGACAAGAAGGTACAGCAGGCCAGCTTCTACCCCACCGTGGACATCGAGCTGAGCTCCCGCAACACCAACAACCTCGACGGCTCCAATACTTACCTGCGCGACGACAGGGCCATGCTCGCCATGTCCTGGAATATTTTTAACGGTGGCTCCGATTACAAGACTGCGCAGGCAGCTGACCAGCGCGTCAAGGAAGCCGAGTCCCTCCGTCAGGACACCATCGAAGACCTGGTTCGCCAGACTGCAACTGCATGGGCAGAGTACGAGGCTGCCGTCGGTCAGATTGAAATGCACGCCGAAGCACTGCAGTACAGCATCCAGTCCCGCGACATGTACATGATGCAGTTCAACGTCGGTCAGCGCTCCCTGCTGGACGTTCTGGACTCCATCAACGAAGTGTTCAGCAACAGTGTGCTGCTGGAGACCGCCAACAGCAACCACGTCTTCTCCCTCTACAAGTTCCTTGCCTTGGAAGGCGAGCTCATCAAGCGGTTGCAGATTTCCGAAAAGGCATACGACACGATGCCCAACTAA
- a CDS encoding flagellar brake protein has translation MSGVINAYREEDAEFQVRRDHWADDSIYFGSEVQIGKVFEKETIKGRIIGLSEYEFLILQIPLVIGYRARYAPGSTVVMKFAKEGSVYGFYAEILQIQYDPAPLMYVKYPKEVESFDFRNSKRFHCNVPARMFNDYGHYFCLINDISDGGCHMTVHRCNVRKDDHIQVGEEVTVLLSLYGLGEMEISGMVKSVNLTADKMTYGVQFKEGVSESQLSMYLEMLGGAQI, from the coding sequence ATGTCGGGAGTGATAAACGCATACCGGGAAGAGGATGCTGAATTCCAGGTGAGAAGAGATCACTGGGCTGATGACAGCATCTACTTTGGTTCGGAAGTACAGATCGGCAAGGTGTTCGAAAAGGAAACCATCAAAGGGCGAATCATCGGCTTGAGTGAGTATGAATTTCTCATTCTCCAGATTCCTTTGGTGATTGGATACCGTGCCAGATATGCACCGGGTTCCACTGTGGTGATGAAGTTTGCCAAAGAAGGCTCCGTATATGGTTTTTACGCCGAGATTTTGCAGATTCAGTATGATCCAGCTCCCCTGATGTACGTGAAGTATCCAAAGGAAGTGGAGTCCTTCGATTTTCGTAATAGCAAGCGCTTTCATTGCAATGTCCCAGCACGGATGTTCAATGATTATGGACACTATTTCTGCTTGATCAACGACATCAGTGACGGCGGTTGTCATATGACGGTACACCGTTGCAACGTCCGCAAGGACGATCATATTCAGGTTGGCGAAGAGGTCACCGTGTTGCTGAGCCTCTACGGGCTTGGGGAGATGGAAATCTCCGGGATGGTTAAAAGCGTTAACCTGACGGCCGACAAGATGACCTACGGAGTGCAATTCAAGGAAGGAGTCAGTGAGTCACAGTTGAGCATGTATTTGGAAATGCTGGGCGGGGCACAAATCTAA
- a CDS encoding VPLPA-CTERM sorting domain-containing protein produces the protein MRQIQIIFLSFCLLLLPALSHAAYNEVTVAQTYNNLFGTNYSLSTLLDSAADEPSKYWTLKEMSSLQVMAMDTSSTTDIILRVVGNNKGTHILYSPGSWDWSEGTRGYELTNEIDLAATYGITADDKFELLVGKKSIDKHTSRMFWAPGENPNAFLLGFNDNKGGWDAPGSDLNEPILYAKTSATPIPAAAWLLGTGLVGLIGFRRRQ, from the coding sequence ATGCGACAGATTCAAATCATATTTCTTTCTTTTTGCCTGCTTCTGCTGCCTGCACTTTCACACGCCGCCTATAACGAAGTGACAGTAGCGCAAACGTACAACAACCTCTTTGGCACCAATTACTCCCTGTCAACGCTGCTCGACAGTGCCGCTGACGAGCCATCCAAATATTGGACCTTAAAAGAGATGAGCTCCTTACAGGTAATGGCCATGGACACTTCCAGTACGACTGATATTATCCTCAGAGTAGTCGGAAACAATAAAGGCACTCACATCCTCTACTCTCCAGGCTCCTGGGATTGGAGTGAAGGCACTCGAGGCTATGAATTGACTAATGAGATAGACCTCGCAGCCACCTACGGCATCACCGCTGATGATAAGTTTGAACTTCTGGTGGGTAAAAAAAGTATCGACAAACATACTAGCCGTATGTTCTGGGCGCCCGGCGAAAACCCGAATGCATTTCTGTTGGGATTTAACGACAACAAAGGTGGCTGGGACGCTCCCGGTTCAGACTTGAACGAACCAATATTGTACGCCAAAACGAGTGCTACACCGATTCCTGCGGCAGCATGGCTGCTGGGCACAGGTCTTGTCGGTCTGATTGGGTTCAGAAGAAGACAATAG
- a CDS encoding undecaprenyl-diphosphate phosphatase, translated as MDNWYLAVILGIVEGLTEFLPISSTGHLIITGHLLGYTGAHAETFEVAIQLGAILAVVVLYRDIFLGLLTKNPDKPFSGMRGIGLLILTSIPASVVGLLAHSYIKSHLFNPITVSMALFVGAIIILIVEQLNLTPKTESIDEVTPGLALGIGFFQCLALWPGFSRSAATIMGGMILGAKRTVAAEYSFIAAVPIMVAATGYDLLKSYQLFSANDALFLAIGFITSFITALAAIKLFIVLLQKITLRGFAYYRLIVAPIVFFTM; from the coding sequence ATGGACAACTGGTATCTCGCCGTCATTCTTGGCATAGTGGAAGGACTGACCGAATTCCTGCCCATTTCAAGCACCGGGCATCTGATCATCACAGGGCACCTCCTCGGATACACAGGAGCCCACGCAGAGACATTCGAAGTCGCCATTCAGTTGGGGGCCATACTTGCGGTAGTAGTTCTCTACCGCGATATCTTCTTGGGGCTGCTGACGAAAAATCCGGATAAGCCATTTTCAGGCATGCGCGGCATAGGCTTACTCATTTTGACATCTATCCCGGCCTCTGTTGTGGGACTCCTCGCCCATTCCTACATCAAGTCACACCTGTTCAATCCTATCACGGTCTCCATGGCCCTGTTCGTCGGCGCAATCATCATCCTGATTGTTGAGCAACTGAACCTTACCCCAAAAACCGAATCCATCGACGAGGTAACGCCTGGCCTCGCTCTGGGCATTGGCTTCTTCCAATGCCTCGCATTGTGGCCAGGATTCTCCAGATCAGCCGCCACCATCATGGGCGGCATGATCCTCGGAGCCAAACGTACTGTGGCCGCAGAATACTCTTTTATAGCAGCGGTCCCCATCATGGTCGCCGCGACAGGATACGACCTGCTCAAGAGCTACCAACTTTTCTCGGCCAATGACGCCCTCTTCCTCGCCATAGGTTTCATCACTTCATTCATCACGGCTTTGGCAGCGATCAAACTCTTCATTGTCCTGCTGCAAAAGATCACGCTGAGAGGATTCGCCTACTATCGACTCATCGTCGCTCCGATTGTGTTTTTCACTATGTAA
- a CDS encoding 2-hydroxymuconate tautomerase, with protein MPVIRVEMWEGRNEDQKRELVEVMTREMARITNCSEESIYIIIDEVKKQNWGAGGQLCSGKYPD; from the coding sequence ATGCCTGTTATTCGTGTAGAAATGTGGGAAGGGCGCAACGAAGATCAAAAGCGCGAACTAGTAGAAGTCATGACCAGAGAAATGGCCAGAATCACGAATTGCAGTGAGGAATCCATCTACATCATAATCGACGAGGTCAAGAAGCAAAACTGGGGCGCGGGAGGCCAACTCTGCTCTGGTAAGTATCCCGACTAA
- a CDS encoding SLC13 family permease: MVVPSAPNPHAIAVLCLTALALVLFSREKIPLESSSLFVLAALAVGFEVFPYQDVHGGIFNPVNFFIGFGNEALIAVCALMIAGQGLIRTGALDPIGRWLARFWKISPLLSLLLTLITGAFISAFINNVPVVVLLLPVLISVSLKTGQSATPILMPMGFSTLLGGTSTTIGTSTNLLVVAVAAEMGLKKFGMFDFVVPAVIAGSVGIVYLWLIAPRLLPKRDIAMSDSSARIFTAHLAIREESPVNGKPLSEAIALAQGRMKVVALERGEGNAIMLLPDLTLLPGDHLVIDDTPENLKEFESILQGTLYPAGEEEVPIDDNHPLLDDDQQITEIAIFPGSKLASRTLNNFRFVDRYGLVPLALHRSGKRFQRVRDTIGDIRLRVGDILLVQGPRENITDLKNSTDVLVLDSTSDLPYSKKAPLAMGIMLAIILAAAFGLLPIAISATCGILLMILTGCLGWRDATRAVSAQVILIVVASLALGSAMLSTGGAEYLGQVFVRLFGQASPTIVISGLMILMAVFTNIISNNATAVIGTPIAISIAHQLGQPPEPFVLAVLFGANLSFSTPMAYKTNLIVMNAGEYSFADFLKVGTPLVLLMWIILSFLLPLQFL, encoded by the coding sequence ATGGTAGTTCCATCCGCACCTAATCCACATGCGATTGCTGTTCTCTGCTTAACTGCGCTTGCTCTTGTTCTGTTTAGTCGGGAGAAGATTCCTCTCGAATCTTCCAGTTTGTTTGTTCTCGCAGCTCTAGCTGTAGGTTTTGAAGTGTTCCCATATCAGGATGTTCATGGGGGCATTTTTAATCCTGTAAATTTCTTCATTGGATTCGGTAACGAGGCGCTTATAGCAGTTTGCGCTTTGATGATTGCTGGTCAGGGACTCATTCGTACTGGAGCACTTGATCCAATTGGTCGCTGGCTCGCCAGATTTTGGAAAATCAGCCCACTGCTTTCTCTCTTATTGACCCTTATCACTGGCGCATTCATCAGTGCGTTCATCAACAACGTGCCTGTCGTTGTCTTGCTTCTTCCTGTTCTTATCAGTGTGTCCTTGAAAACAGGACAATCTGCGACACCTATCCTGATGCCCATGGGATTCTCCACTTTGTTGGGTGGAACGAGTACGACGATTGGTACATCGACCAATCTGCTCGTCGTGGCCGTAGCTGCAGAAATGGGACTGAAAAAGTTTGGCATGTTCGACTTTGTTGTCCCTGCGGTGATAGCTGGTAGCGTCGGCATTGTTTATCTGTGGCTGATAGCTCCTCGGCTCCTCCCGAAACGGGATATCGCAATGAGTGATTCCTCTGCACGTATCTTTACGGCCCATCTTGCCATCCGCGAGGAAAGTCCTGTTAATGGAAAACCGCTTTCTGAAGCTATCGCCTTGGCTCAAGGAAGGATGAAGGTCGTGGCGTTGGAGCGGGGAGAAGGCAATGCTATTATGCTTCTGCCTGACTTGACTTTGTTGCCTGGCGATCACCTTGTCATTGATGACACTCCTGAGAACCTGAAGGAGTTTGAAAGCATCCTTCAAGGGACTCTCTATCCTGCTGGTGAGGAAGAGGTTCCTATCGATGATAACCATCCGCTACTTGATGACGATCAGCAAATTACAGAGATCGCCATTTTCCCTGGATCAAAGCTTGCCTCTCGTACGTTAAACAATTTTCGTTTTGTCGACCGGTATGGCCTCGTACCTTTGGCTCTGCACCGTTCGGGTAAACGGTTTCAGCGCGTGCGTGATACCATAGGGGATATTCGGTTGAGGGTGGGGGATATCCTTTTAGTGCAGGGACCTCGAGAGAATATTACTGATCTTAAAAATAGTACGGATGTGCTGGTGTTGGATTCCACATCAGACCTCCCTTATTCAAAGAAGGCCCCCCTCGCGATGGGGATCATGCTGGCAATCATTCTGGCGGCAGCTTTTGGGCTGTTACCTATCGCCATCAGTGCAACATGCGGCATATTGCTGATGATCCTGACGGGGTGTTTGGGATGGCGAGATGCAACTCGTGCAGTCAGTGCACAGGTCATTCTGATTGTCGTGGCCAGTTTGGCCCTTGGCAGTGCCATGCTCTCAACCGGTGGTGCGGAATATCTTGGGCAGGTCTTTGTCCGTCTTTTCGGTCAGGCATCGCCTACCATTGTGATTAGCGGGTTGATGATACTCATGGCCGTCTTCACGAACATCATCTCCAACAATGCTACAGCCGTAATCGGCACTCCCATCGCCATATCAATAGCGCACCAATTGGGCCAACCGCCTGAACCGTTCGTCTTGGCCGTGTTGTTTGGAGCTAACCTGAGTTTTTCGACCCCCATGGCTTACAAGACGAATCTCATAGTCATGAACGCAGGCGAGTACTCCTTCGCAGATTTCTTGAAGGTCGGAACGCCTTTGGTCCTGCTCATGTGGATTATTCTATCTTTCCTTTTGCCTCTCCAGTTCTTGTAG